One stretch of Candidatus Omnitrophota bacterium DNA includes these proteins:
- the rpsT gene encoding 30S ribosomal protein S20 gives MPIERTAYKELRKAKLRHFKNISTKTEIRTLVKGFEKLVADKKPDEAKKALNTVVSKIDKAASKGVLKSNTASRKITRLMKKFSSLKKA, from the coding sequence GTGCCAATCGAAAGAACCGCGTATAAAGAGCTCAGGAAAGCCAAACTCAGGCATTTCAAGAACATATCCACAAAGACCGAAATAAGGACCCTTGTCAAGGGCTTCGAAAAGCTCGTAGCAGACAAAAAACCGGATGAAGCCAAAAAAGCGCTTAATACGGTTGTTTCTAAAATAGATAAGGCCGCGTCAAAAGGGGTTTTAAAGAGTAATACCGCATCCAGAAAGATAACCCGCCTTATGAAGAAATTCTCATCTCTAAAGAAGGCATAA
- a CDS encoding PilZ domain-containing protein, protein MDNRVENFANIEDKRRYKRVDSNVPIRYKNLRVATELPAGATSVNLSEGGVCFHTNKFISLACRLVVEISIPTTLKPIKAISKVAWIRRIPSTDQYELGNQFLEINREDKTNILNFVNQSLSSASVNPDLPKTI, encoded by the coding sequence ATGGATAATAGAGTGGAGAATTTTGCAAACATAGAAGATAAGAGACGTTATAAGAGAGTAGACTCCAACGTTCCAATAAGGTATAAAAATCTCCGTGTAGCGACGGAGCTTCCCGCGGGCGCTACTTCAGTAAATTTAAGCGAAGGCGGAGTCTGTTTTCATACGAATAAATTTATATCATTGGCCTGCCGTCTGGTTGTAGAGATCTCTATACCTACCACATTGAAACCGATCAAGGCAATTTCCAAGGTCGCATGGATCAGAAGGATACCATCGACCGACCAGTATGAACTTGGAAATCAATTCCTGGAAATTAATAGAGAAGATAAGACCAATATCCTCAATTTTGTAAACCAGAGCCTGAGCTCTGCCAGCGTAAACCCTGACCTTCCCAAAACGATATAA
- the murJ gene encoding murein biosynthesis integral membrane protein MurJ: protein MSNKSMMRSTGVIGFATALSRVLGFIRDIVFANFFGTSMIAQAFVVAFRIPNTLRDLVGEGAMNSAIVPVLSEYKALGDEKEFVRASRVLFNISLATLSVLTVLGIIFSPVIVRVMAPGFMADPEKFQMTVMLNRMMFPYLIVIGLTAYSMGILNSLKHFAAPAFGPCLMNLLLIVSTVWLYPRIGVMGLAIGVLAGGAVQLALNMPFMYGHGISIRLKDGFRHPAVKRIGKLLMPRALGSAVYQINIFVDTILASLSSVVGAGGVAALYYANRLIQFPLAIFGLALAQAALPKMSREFASNDIEQMKGTLSFSLRTVFLIMTPASFALAVLGLPIIRILFQRGAFTAYSTSITESALFFYSFGLLSYGGIKLLVTAFYSMHDTRTPVKTAFAAVLINITFSLILMWPMKLGGLALATSISASFNFITLYILLRNKLGDFGTKAIIDSFLRVLAASLVMTAVLKALSIMLAHLGPVGLCVTIASGMISFLAVGYIIGVKEIRGFSTWISERR from the coding sequence ATGAGTAATAAAAGTATGATGCGTTCGACAGGCGTTATCGGCTTCGCGACGGCCCTGAGCAGGGTGTTGGGCTTTATAAGGGACATTGTATTCGCGAATTTTTTCGGCACGAGCATGATCGCCCAGGCTTTTGTAGTAGCGTTCAGGATCCCGAATACGCTTAGAGACCTTGTCGGCGAAGGGGCGATGAATTCGGCCATAGTGCCCGTCCTTTCCGAGTATAAGGCCCTGGGAGATGAAAAAGAGTTCGTTCGCGCATCGAGGGTCCTATTCAATATATCGCTGGCAACCCTTTCGGTATTGACCGTTCTGGGTATAATATTCTCACCTGTTATTGTCCGGGTCATGGCGCCCGGTTTTATGGCCGATCCCGAGAAATTTCAGATGACGGTCATGTTAAACCGCATGATGTTCCCGTATCTTATTGTAATAGGGCTCACAGCGTACTCGATGGGAATATTGAATTCGCTTAAGCATTTTGCCGCGCCGGCATTCGGGCCGTGCCTGATGAACCTGTTACTGATCGTCTCGACAGTATGGCTATATCCGAGGATAGGCGTGATGGGCCTTGCCATAGGAGTGCTGGCCGGGGGAGCTGTTCAACTGGCATTGAATATGCCGTTCATGTATGGACACGGGATCAGCATAAGGTTAAAAGACGGGTTCAGGCATCCGGCCGTGAAGAGGATAGGGAAATTGCTGATGCCCCGCGCGCTCGGTTCCGCCGTATATCAGATAAATATATTCGTCGATACGATACTTGCTTCTCTCTCTTCAGTGGTCGGAGCAGGCGGTGTCGCGGCATTATATTACGCGAACAGGCTCATACAATTTCCGCTGGCCATATTCGGGCTTGCGCTTGCTCAAGCCGCGCTTCCTAAGATGAGCAGGGAATTCGCTTCGAACGATATAGAGCAGATGAAGGGGACTCTTTCGTTTTCTCTTCGGACAGTTTTCTTAATAATGACGCCCGCGAGTTTTGCTCTGGCCGTGCTTGGGCTGCCCATAATAAGGATACTATTTCAGAGGGGCGCGTTTACGGCCTATTCCACCTCCATAACCGAAAGCGCCCTCTTCTTTTACTCATTCGGATTATTATCATACGGCGGCATAAAGTTATTGGTTACTGCTTTCTATTCGATGCATGATACCAGAACCCCTGTAAAAACCGCCTTTGCGGCCGTGCTTATAAATATAACCTTTAGTCTGATATTGATGTGGCCCATGAAGCTGGGAGGATTAGCGCTAGCCACGAGCATAAGCGCAAGCTTCAACTTCATAACGCTCTACATTTTACTCAGGAATAAACTGGGTGACTTCGGTACTAAAGCCATAATCGATTCGTTCTTAAGAGTATTGGCCGCCAGCCTTGTTATGACGGCGGTCTTAAAAGCATTATCGATAATGCTGGCGCATTTAGGCCCTGTTGGTCTTTGTGTCACGATAGCGTCTGGTATGATCTCATTTCTCGCGGTCGGGTATATTATCGGCGTGAAAGAGATAAGAGGTTTTTCTACATGGATATCAGAGAGAAGGTAA
- the lptE gene encoding LPS assembly lipoprotein LptE translates to MNKCLMTLSLISLLAVSGCGYTTASLLPPEFKTICVENVKNSINVAAEQSELRMYRGYRPGMETDITKAVIDRFLFDGNLKIAPEEKANLVLKSELVDYKRDSLRYDANDNVEEYRIKLIVNMQLEDALNGKVLWTEKGFAGETTYRLSGSGSKSEAAAINDAIDDLAKRIVERTIEAW, encoded by the coding sequence ATGAATAAATGCCTTATGACGCTATCTTTAATATCGCTATTGGCCGTTTCCGGATGCGGGTACACGACGGCATCTTTACTGCCTCCCGAGTTTAAGACAATATGCGTGGAAAATGTCAAAAACAGTATCAATGTCGCCGCCGAACAGAGCGAGCTCAGAATGTACAGAGGCTACAGGCCCGGCATGGAGACCGATATAACAAAGGCTGTGATAGACAGGTTTCTGTTTGATGGGAACCTTAAGATAGCTCCCGAAGAGAAAGCAAACCTTGTATTGAAGAGCGAGTTGGTCGACTATAAGCGGGATTCCCTGCGTTATGACGCGAATGACAACGTGGAAGAATATAGAATAAAGCTTATAGTTAATATGCAGCTTGAAGATGCTTTAAACGGTAAGGTTCTCTGGACAGAGAAGGGGTTCGCCGGAGAAACCACATACCGCCTCTCAGGCAGTGGCTCGAAAAGCGAGGCCGCGGCGATAAATGATGCAATAGATGATCTTGCAAAGCGTATAGTAGAGAGAACTATTGAGGCATGGTAA
- a CDS encoding tetratricopeptide repeat protein, with product MKRFIPIIIIVNLLLLLVLPYTARAYWVWTPETKKFINPKYAVKDTPKEQYDWAMDFYNAKDYKRAATEFEKLVKNYEYSEYAAEAQYYAGLSYDSQGKYYIAFQSYQKAIDNFPHVSNIDEIISREFNIGNIYASKKNPKVLGAEIMTSYDRAVEIYKKVVENAPFGKLADEAQFKMAATMKDAGRYDEATIAFQKILDDYPSSKLYEQARYEMANSAYKASLSPAYDAAPTDKALKAFEEFAGTTADEKLTKEAHTTIKRLKNKAAEKSFMTAEFYEKQKHYVSAIIYYQDVIDRYPDSISAEIAVTRIRDLKSGNYSHKPAAEFEAGKKGWTPWFGKSEKKVKKIAPQKTAPAAIAAPAVVTAPAAAVAPVESAPVTAAPVETAPAAVSPIAAPSEAATPPAVVAAPVGTAPVVAAPASVAEKPAEVVKPPAKKRWWAYGLNIDKKTESKTEKSDKNKTKKGWAPLNFDKKTEGTKKDE from the coding sequence ATGAAAAGATTTATACCTATTATAATAATAGTGAACCTGCTGCTCTTACTCGTGTTACCATACACGGCCCGGGCTTATTGGGTCTGGACCCCCGAAACGAAAAAGTTTATAAATCCCAAGTACGCTGTTAAGGACACCCCAAAAGAACAATACGACTGGGCGATGGACTTTTATAACGCTAAAGACTATAAAAGGGCCGCTACAGAATTCGAGAAGCTTGTGAAGAACTATGAATATTCCGAGTATGCCGCTGAAGCTCAGTATTATGCCGGCCTGTCTTATGATAGCCAGGGTAAATATTATATAGCTTTTCAGAGCTACCAGAAAGCGATAGACAATTTTCCCCACGTAAGCAATATAGATGAGATAATATCCAGAGAATTCAATATAGGCAATATCTACGCGTCGAAAAAGAACCCCAAGGTGTTGGGCGCGGAGATAATGACGTCTTACGACAGAGCCGTCGAGATATATAAGAAAGTTGTCGAGAACGCGCCGTTCGGAAAACTTGCCGATGAGGCGCAGTTCAAAATGGCAGCGACCATGAAGGATGCCGGCAGGTATGATGAGGCCACGATCGCTTTCCAGAAGATACTCGATGATTACCCCTCTTCTAAGCTATATGAGCAGGCAAGATATGAGATGGCTAATAGCGCATATAAGGCATCTCTTTCGCCGGCATATGACGCCGCCCCGACCGATAAGGCCCTGAAAGCTTTCGAGGAATTTGCAGGTACCACTGCCGATGAGAAATTAACCAAAGAGGCGCATACGACCATAAAGCGCCTTAAGAACAAGGCGGCGGAAAAGTCATTCATGACCGCGGAGTTTTACGAGAAGCAGAAACATTATGTAAGCGCTATAATATATTATCAGGATGTGATCGACAGGTATCCAGACAGTATTTCCGCGGAAATAGCGGTTACAAGGATAAGGGATCTTAAGAGCGGCAACTATTCGCATAAGCCCGCGGCGGAGTTTGAGGCCGGAAAGAAGGGCTGGACTCCATGGTTCGGTAAAAGCGAAAAGAAAGTTAAGAAGATCGCGCCCCAGAAGACCGCGCCGGCCGCCATAGCGGCTCCCGCTGTTGTTACGGCACCAGCTGCCGCAGTAGCTCCTGTCGAATCAGCTCCTGTTACAGCTGCGCCTGTTGAAACGGCCCCTGCCGCTGTGTCACCTATCGCAGCGCCTTCTGAGGCAGCTACGCCGCCCGCTGTTGTGGCGGCGCCTGTTGGGACCGCTCCTGTTGTGGCTGCACCGGCGTCTGTTGCAGAGAAACCGGCAGAAGTTGTTAAGCCCCCGGCTAAGAAGAGATGGTGGGCTTACGGCCTCAACATCGATAAAAAGACTGAAAGCAAAACCGAAAAGTCCGATAAAAATAAGACTAAAAAAGGATGGGCGCCGCTCAATTTTGATAAGAAAACGGAAGGGACAAAAAAAGATGAATAA
- the prfB gene encoding peptide chain release factor 2 (programmed frameshift) encodes MIEELKEAIKTIEEKLNNLRGYFDVDLKDKRIKELEAEISGSDFWNDEAHAKEVIKNLKDFKSTADPFLKIANEFKDIKEIVSIAGPDDQESLKHFRDELTKLSGKLDRLEFNSWLSEDADRNNAILSINAGAGGTESCDWAEMLLRMYYKWAEGKGYTIDTIDQMQGEEAGIKSVTVMIKGDYAFGLLKSESGVHRLVRISPFDSNKRRHTSFASVDVIPEISDDIQIDIKEPDLKIDTYRAGGKGGQHVNKTDSAVRITHIPSGIVVQCQNERSQFKNKQVSMKILKAKLYERERQKKVKKIESAYEAKKEIAWGSQIRSYVLHPYSMVKDHRTDCETGNAQAVLDGKIDNFIEAYLKMTKN; translated from the exons ATGATAGAAGAGTTGAAAGAAGCCATCAAGACGATCGAAGAGAAGCTGAATAACCTAAGAGGTTAT TTTGACGTCGACCTTAAAGATAAGAGGATAAAAGAGCTCGAGGCCGAGATATCCGGCTCCGATTTTTGGAATGATGAGGCGCATGCCAAAGAAGTTATTAAGAATTTAAAGGACTTCAAATCTACAGCCGATCCCTTCCTTAAGATAGCAAATGAATTCAAAGACATAAAGGAGATCGTAAGCATCGCCGGGCCGGACGACCAGGAGTCTTTAAAACATTTCAGGGACGAGTTGACGAAGCTCTCCGGGAAGCTCGACCGCCTTGAGTTTAACAGCTGGCTTTCTGAGGATGCGGACAGAAATAATGCCATACTCAGCATAAATGCCGGAGCCGGCGGAACGGAATCCTGCGATTGGGCAGAGATGCTCCTCAGGATGTATTATAAATGGGCTGAAGGAAAGGGTTACACGATAGATACGATAGATCAGATGCAGGGCGAAGAGGCGGGGATAAAGAGCGTAACCGTTATGATAAAAGGGGATTATGCTTTCGGCCTTTTGAAGTCGGAATCAGGTGTCCACCGCCTTGTCAGGATATCGCCGTTCGATTCGAACAAACGGCGGCATACCTCGTTCGCATCGGTCGACGTAATTCCGGAGATATCGGACGATATCCAGATAGATATAAAAGAGCCGGATCTTAAAATAGACACATACAGGGCCGGCGGCAAGGGCGGACAGCATGTAAACAAAACAGACTCTGCGGTCCGTATCACGCACATACCCAGCGGTATCGTTGTCCAATGCCAGAATGAAAGATCGCAGTTTAAAAATAAGCAGGTCTCCATGAAGATACTGAAGGCGAAATTATACGAAAGGGAGAGGCAGAAGAAAGTGAAGAAGATCGAGAGCGCCTACGAGGCAAAGAAGGAGATAGCGTGGGGAAGCCAGATACGGTCTTATGTGCTGCATCCTTATTCGATGGTTAAGGACCATAGGACGGATTGCGAGACGGGTAACGCGCAGGCCGTCTTGGACGGGAAGATAGATAATTTCATAGAAGCATACCTTAAGATGACGAAAAATTAG
- a CDS encoding ComEA family DNA-binding protein: MFNLERLEKKLIIFLLAALLVGTGVIIYRRSSPVGNLRIESHQASPVSSGKDISESSKKININKASVEELTGLKGVGPVLAGRIAEYRLKNGLFVSTEDLKKVPGIGDKLFSKIKDDVSLE; the protein is encoded by the coding sequence ATGTTCAACCTGGAAAGACTGGAAAAGAAGTTAATAATATTTTTACTGGCCGCTCTTCTGGTCGGCACAGGTGTAATAATTTATAGAAGATCGTCTCCCGTAGGAAACTTACGCATAGAATCTCACCAAGCTTCGCCGGTCTCATCCGGCAAAGATATCTCCGAAAGCAGTAAAAAGATCAATATCAACAAGGCCTCTGTCGAGGAATTGACGGGCCTGAAAGGCGTAGGTCCGGTCCTGGCGGGCCGTATAGCGGAATACCGGCTGAAGAACGGGTTATTCGTTTCTACAGAAGACCTGAAGAAGGTGCCGGGCATAGGAGATAAGCTTTTTTCAAAGATAAAAGACGATGTTTCTTTAGAGTGA
- a CDS encoding MGMT family protein, giving the protein MISDFERKVYRATLDIPKGETRSYKWIAARIGKPRSSRAVGNALNKNPYSGIVPCHRVVRSDHSIGGFAKGPALKRKMLEREGVDLSLFKLL; this is encoded by the coding sequence ATGATAAGCGATTTTGAACGCAAAGTGTACAGAGCGACCCTTGATATTCCAAAAGGCGAAACCCGTTCGTATAAATGGATTGCCGCACGAATAGGAAAACCCCGCTCGTCAAGGGCGGTTGGTAACGCCCTCAATAAGAATCCGTATTCTGGAATCGTGCCGTGCCATAGGGTGGTGAGGTCGGACCATTCCATAGGCGGGTTCGCTAAAGGCCCTGCTCTGAAGCGTAAGATGCTGGAGCGTGAAGGCGTTGACTTGAGCCTGTTTAAGCTGTTATAA
- a CDS encoding DNA internalization-related competence protein ComEC/Rec2, whose product MKRPILYLLVPFALGIVSSALFKASPAYTFSLTALFLLVSILSIKKNLLSHTALYIAVFLFGILYYQNSIILPGDHISRFASDTPVKVSLQGVISDDPIVSFTSYHKSKTSFVLNVDSVKEGGSWRESRGLIDVGLYARVKEPLHFGQKIIIEGIISKPVGLKNPGLFDYTKYLAIKDIYARFRVKEGDAVEIVSDRISNPVKAVAYRLRNWMRTVMDKHFEAPYSGFIKAIMIGDRTDLRYSLNNDFIKTGTIHAIAISGLNVGLIAAIFLGALALFRLPKKISLVLVACIMILYTFIAGSSPPIVRAVIIFIVFVAGYLIDRESEMLNSLAFTAFIMLLASPKELFDPSFQLSFISIASMIIFMPKINSFLGIDMIKRNSFWGKSRLYILSAVSVSIAAWLGTWPIVAFYFNIISPVALIANLVVVPALFLLTAASFIFLLADILSEFLAGIVAHGISAFCGTIFTVNHFLAGFPFAYIRVAAPSPEFMIIYYAAISLIVMPPRVEFGKLKLRRAGMLILMLLFFNGLVWSDALAIKDGLLKITFLDVGQGDSALVELPGGENVLIDAGSGGDEESFDAARSVVAPYLWNKKINKLDAVIVTHFHEDHLGGIIYILENFKVDRVMDSGASCEKSVIFDKYQRAVKTKKIRHEIMREGDAINFNGGTIFVLNPEKNKEIADCNENSLVLKIHYRTFDALFCGDASGYALERMTDKYGNFLGSDIIKIPHHGGNVGSEAAVKNFFDASGAKIAVISVAKMNKYRAPSQKTLKALTDSNPIIYKTKDNGTVIVSVNKESYDAKPYLEDN is encoded by the coding sequence ATGAAACGCCCGATCCTTTACCTCCTGGTACCGTTCGCTCTCGGCATAGTTTCCTCGGCTCTTTTCAAGGCCTCCCCGGCCTATACCTTTTCCCTGACTGCGCTCTTCCTGCTGGTTTCGATATTATCCATTAAAAAGAACCTGCTTTCGCACACAGCGTTATATATAGCCGTATTTTTATTCGGTATCCTCTATTACCAGAATTCCATCATACTTCCGGGCGATCATATATCGAGATTCGCATCGGATACTCCTGTAAAGGTGTCTTTGCAGGGCGTTATCTCGGATGACCCCATAGTCAGCTTTACATCCTATCATAAAAGCAAAACTAGTTTTGTATTAAACGTGGATTCTGTGAAAGAAGGCGGTTCCTGGCGCGAATCGAGGGGACTCATCGATGTGGGTCTGTATGCCCGCGTTAAAGAACCGCTTCATTTCGGCCAGAAAATAATAATTGAAGGGATAATATCAAAACCCGTCGGGTTGAAAAATCCCGGGCTATTTGACTACACAAAATATTTAGCGATAAAAGATATATACGCTCGATTCAGAGTTAAAGAGGGAGATGCCGTAGAAATAGTAAGCGATCGTATTTCAAACCCCGTTAAGGCCGTGGCTTACCGCTTACGAAATTGGATGCGAACGGTTATGGATAAGCACTTCGAAGCTCCGTATAGCGGTTTTATCAAAGCTATAATGATAGGAGACAGGACCGATCTGAGATACAGCTTGAATAACGATTTCATAAAGACGGGGACGATCCACGCAATTGCCATAAGCGGGCTTAATGTCGGCCTGATCGCCGCGATCTTCCTGGGTGCGCTGGCGCTTTTCAGGCTGCCGAAGAAGATAAGCCTGGTCCTGGTTGCTTGCATAATGATTCTGTACACATTTATAGCCGGTTCAAGCCCGCCCATAGTAAGGGCGGTTATAATATTTATAGTATTTGTAGCCGGATATCTGATAGACAGGGAATCGGAGATGCTGAATTCTCTGGCATTTACCGCATTTATAATGCTTTTAGCGAGTCCTAAAGAGCTCTTTGACCCAAGTTTTCAATTATCATTCATATCGATTGCCAGCATGATAATATTCATGCCAAAAATAAACAGTTTCCTTGGGATAGATATGATCAAGCGTAATTCATTTTGGGGTAAATCCAGATTATACATATTGAGCGCTGTCTCAGTCTCCATCGCCGCGTGGCTCGGTACATGGCCGATCGTAGCCTTTTATTTTAACATCATATCTCCGGTGGCTTTGATTGCGAACCTCGTTGTGGTTCCGGCATTATTCTTATTGACCGCGGCCTCTTTTATATTTTTACTTGCGGACATCCTTTCCGAATTTTTAGCGGGGATTGTAGCCCATGGAATAAGCGCGTTTTGCGGAACTATTTTTACGGTAAACCATTTCCTCGCAGGCTTCCCGTTTGCCTATATACGCGTCGCCGCTCCGTCTCCGGAGTTTATGATTATTTATTATGCCGCGATATCTCTGATCGTCATGCCTCCCAGGGTCGAGTTTGGAAAACTCAAGCTTCGAAGGGCCGGGATGCTCATACTGATGTTGCTATTTTTTAACGGACTGGTATGGTCGGATGCCTTGGCGATAAAAGACGGGCTCTTAAAAATCACTTTTCTGGATGTAGGGCAGGGGGACTCAGCTCTCGTAGAGCTTCCCGGAGGGGAAAATGTGCTGATTGACGCCGGTTCGGGCGGCGATGAAGAGAGTTTCGATGCTGCCAGGTCAGTGGTGGCGCCGTACTTATGGAATAAAAAGATAAATAAGCTTGACGCTGTGATCGTGACACATTTTCACGAAGACCACCTTGGCGGAATTATATATATACTAGAGAACTTTAAAGTCGATCGCGTTATGGATAGTGGCGCCTCCTGTGAAAAAAGCGTGATATTTGACAAATATCAGCGCGCAGTCAAAACTAAAAAAATACGTCACGAAATAATGAGAGAGGGCGATGCTATTAATTTTAACGGCGGAACGATCTTTGTGCTTAACCCCGAGAAAAATAAGGAGATCGCCGACTGTAATGAAAATTCCCTGGTCCTGAAAATTCATTATAGAACTTTCGACGCGCTTTTTTGCGGCGACGCCAGCGGCTATGCTCTCGAAAGGATGACGGATAAATATGGAAATTTTTTGGGATCGGATATTATCAAGATACCGCATCATGGTGGGAATGTAGGAAGCGAGGCCGCTGTAAAAAACTTTTTTGACGCCTCCGGCGCTAAAATCGCGGTTATCAGCGTCGCTAAAATGAATAAATATAGGGCGCCGTCACAGAAGACATTAAAAGCTTTAACTGATTCAAATCCAATTATTTATAAAACTAAAGATAATGGTACTGTCATAGTGTCGGTGAATAAAGAGTCGTATGATGCGAAACCGTACCTGGAGGATAACTAG
- a CDS encoding excinuclease ABC subunit UvrC: MDIREKVRGLPVSPGVYIMKDSSGSVLYVGKAINLRKRASSYFYPHRALAERTRVMAGKVADIAYIGTSTEAEALIYENSLIKQLAPKYNVALKDDKSYPRLKLTMNEEFPRLLITRKKADDEALYYGPYTSAKLLREALVMLRRMFPLRTCVRMPKSVCLNYHIKQCPGPCAKKVDWKSYMDTVAELKLFLEGDRSALIKHLAGKMMEASKREDYEEAGRLKARIEALSSIKEKAISYLPREEVEELRDMLGIKGSIEIIEAFDVSNIMGEAAVGSMVYFYKGRPRKSEYRRFKIKNVTGVDDYSMMREIVRRRYSRLLNENKRLPDLILIDGGKGHLAAASVELTRLGLSDIPIIGLAKEFEHIYSKERPDPIILPRDSKALHLLERIRNEAHRFAITYHKHVRSRKILPGFRRHR; encoded by the coding sequence ATGGATATCAGAGAGAAGGTAAGGGGGCTCCCCGTATCGCCGGGAGTATATATAATGAAGGACTCGTCCGGCAGTGTCCTTTATGTGGGGAAAGCGATAAATTTAAGGAAGAGAGCCTCTAGCTATTTTTATCCGCATCGTGCGCTTGCCGAAAGGACCAGGGTTATGGCCGGCAAGGTGGCGGATATAGCGTATATCGGAACATCGACGGAGGCAGAGGCGCTCATATATGAAAATAGCCTTATCAAACAGCTTGCGCCTAAGTACAACGTCGCGCTGAAAGATGATAAGAGCTACCCGAGGCTGAAACTTACCATGAACGAAGAATTTCCCCGTTTATTAATTACGCGCAAGAAGGCCGATGACGAAGCGCTCTATTACGGCCCTTATACAAGCGCGAAGCTTCTTAGGGAAGCGCTCGTAATGCTTCGCAGGATGTTTCCGCTCCGTACATGTGTCAGGATGCCCAAGAGTGTCTGTCTGAATTATCATATTAAGCAGTGTCCGGGCCCGTGCGCGAAGAAAGTGGACTGGAAGAGTTACATGGATACGGTTGCGGAACTTAAGTTATTCCTTGAAGGAGACAGGTCAGCCCTTATAAAACATCTGGCTGGGAAGATGATGGAGGCCTCAAAAAGAGAGGACTATGAAGAGGCGGGCCGGTTAAAAGCCAGGATAGAGGCCCTGAGCTCGATCAAAGAGAAAGCGATAAGCTATCTGCCTCGCGAGGAGGTTGAAGAGCTAAGGGACATGCTCGGCATAAAGGGATCGATCGAGATCATAGAGGCATTTGACGTGTCGAATATAATGGGTGAGGCCGCTGTAGGGTCTATGGTCTATTTTTATAAAGGCAGGCCCAGGAAGAGCGAGTATAGAAGGTTCAAGATAAAAAATGTGACGGGAGTGGATGATTATTCGATGATGCGCGAGATCGTAAGGCGGCGCTACTCTCGGTTGCTTAATGAAAACAAGAGATTGCCCGATCTTATCCTGATAGACGGCGGCAAGGGCCACCTGGCTGCTGCGTCAGTAGAATTGACGAGGTTGGGGCTCTCGGATATACCGATAATCGGTCTGGCGAAAGAATTTGAGCATATATATTCGAAAGAGAGGCCCGACCCGATAATACTGCCGAGAGATTCCAAGGCGCTGCACCTATTGGAGCGCATACGCAATGAGGCCCATCGCTTTGCTATCACATACCATAAGCATGTTCGCTCACGGAAGATATTACCGGGATTTAGGAGGCATAGATGA
- the holA gene encoding DNA polymerase III subunit delta: MVTPQVSVFLFIGDDKYLKEEALKDLRSSLQGKSQYQYDQITFYGGELEAGEVFSQLNTVPLLSDKRLIVIKDIEKAPDEFRNSLIDYIKKPSKSAYLILEAKNDSVLKDYDEAIKRISVRYLGMPTGSMLISWMKSYVGEKGKTIDNGASAILKELEGNDLSYLSQELDKLVTFIGSRKEISSDDVEELVGKSLVISAFDITDAIGRRNITDAIKISSNLTSNGKKEYEIIGILSWHLKRMLKAKTLKERGENDYTIASILRIGRRFQDEFFRQLAGFNMGKIRSNIELLLRADLDIKRSKFSPGTVLELALIRLCLL, translated from the coding sequence ATGGTAACTCCGCAAGTCTCGGTCTTTTTATTTATCGGAGACGATAAATACCTGAAAGAAGAAGCCTTAAAAGACCTGAGGTCGTCCCTCCAGGGAAAATCCCAATACCAATATGACCAAATAACATTCTATGGCGGTGAGCTTGAAGCGGGAGAGGTTTTCAGCCAGCTTAATACCGTGCCGCTTTTATCCGATAAGCGGCTCATCGTTATAAAGGATATAGAGAAGGCGCCTGATGAGTTCAGGAATAGTCTTATAGATTACATAAAAAAACCTTCAAAGTCCGCATATCTTATCCTGGAAGCTAAGAATGATTCCGTATTAAAAGATTATGATGAAGCCATTAAGCGGATCAGTGTCCGGTATCTTGGAATGCCTACGGGTTCTATGCTCATATCCTGGATGAAGAGCTATGTCGGCGAAAAAGGCAAAACGATAGACAATGGCGCCTCTGCCATATTAAAAGAACTCGAGGGTAATGATCTGTCTTATCTTTCGCAGGAACTGGACAAATTAGTTACATTTATAGGCTCGAGGAAAGAGATAAGCTCGGATGACGTGGAAGAGCTTGTCGGCAAAAGCCTGGTCATCTCCGCATTCGACATAACCGATGCGATAGGCCGAAGGAATATAACCGATGCCATAAAGATAAGTTCGAATTTGACCTCTAACGGCAAGAAAGAATATGAGATAATAGGTATCCTCTCCTGGCACCTTAAGAGGATGTTAAAAGCCAAGACCTTAAAAGAAAGGGGCGAAAATGACTATACTATTGCCTCTATTTTAAGGATCGGCCGGAGATTTCAGGATGAGTTTTTCAGGCAGCTTGCCGGATTTAATATGGGAAAGATAAGATCGAATATAGAGCTTCTGCTGCGGGCAGATCTGGATATAAAAAGATCCAAATTTAGCCCCGGAACGGTCCTGGAACTCGCTCTTATAAGGTTATGCCTTCTTTAG